The following coding sequences lie in one Zingiber officinale cultivar Zhangliang chromosome 2B, Zo_v1.1, whole genome shotgun sequence genomic window:
- the LOC122048230 gene encoding proline-rich receptor-like protein kinase PERK2, producing the protein MHVFRVMNSEIFLDKVIFGDLAATEHLQMTNSQGQTPHGIAGASGSQIPTVHSLKLPTPTVSTVSPTVPSAIYSAPPPVVSATTYPTPPPPVPATTYPAPTSPVTPMPTTYSALAPTVPVAPYPVPPPTIPPAAPAYIDPAVPPAVPTPAYATALGVPPPTYLAVPLIVLAPVVLPVPAAIPTHPTDMVAARA; encoded by the exons atgcaTGTTTTCCGTGTTATG AATTCCGAGATATTTTTAGACAAGGTTATATTTGGGGACTtggcagcgacggaacatctccagatgacaaatag tcagggacagactcctcaTGGTATTGCGGGCGCATCGGGCTCTCAGATCCCGACGGTTCATTCTCTAAAGTTACCCACACCTACAGTATCTACTGTATCACCAACAGTACCATCTGCGATATACTCGGCCCCTCCACCAGTAGTGTCTGCTACTACATACCCGACACCACCACCACCTGTGCCTGCTACGACGTATCCGGCACCAACATCACCAGTTACACCTATGCCTACTACATACTCGGCACTCGCACCAACAGTACCAGTTGCTCCTTatccggtaccaccacctaccaTACCTCCAGCTGCTCCTGCATATATTGATCCTGCAGTGCCACCAGCGGTACCTACCCCGGCTTATGCAACAGCACTAGGGGTACCTCCCCCGACCTATCTAGCGGTACCACTTATAGTACTAGCTCCAGTGGTTCTGCCAGTTCCAGCGGCGATCCCTACtcaccctactgatatggttgcaGCACGAGCTTAG